GTGGTCCAGGTGTCGGCGTACGGCCTAGGGGGTCACCCATGCGTACCGGTGCTCTGGTCGCCCGGTGTCGCCGTATCTGAGGGAGAGGCGGAGGCGGCCGGCCTGTTCGAGATGGCGGAGGTAGCGCTGGGCGGTGGAGCGGCTCAGGCCGGTCTCGGCGGCGACCTCGTGGGCGGAGAGCGGGTGGTCGGCGTGGTGCAGGACGTGGCAGATGAGGTCCGTCGTCGGTTCTGAGTGGCCGCTCGGCAGGCCGGGGGAGGCCGGGACCGGTGTGGTGCGCAGGGCGCTGAAGATCCGGTCGACCTGCTCCTGGCCGGCGATGCCGCGGCCGCCGACCCGGTCGACGGTGCGGCGCAGGGCGGCGTAGGAATCCAGGCGGGTGCGCAGGGCCGCGAAGGTGAAGGGCTTGACCAGGTAGTGGAGGGCGCCGAGGCGCATCGCGGCCTGGATGGTCGCCACGTCCCCCGCCGCCGTGATCATGATGACGTCGGTGCCGTGGCCCTGTTCGCGCATGCGGTGGATGAGTTCGAGGCCGGTCTGGTCGGGCAGGTAGTGGTCGAGCAGGACCAGGTCGATGGTCCCGCACTGCACAATGGCCAGCGCCTGGGCGGCGCTGTGCGCGCGGGAGGCCACCCGGAATCCGGGAACCTTGCCCACGTACTTGGCGTTGATCTCGGCGACACGGAAGTCGTCGTCCACAACCAGGACGTCAATCATGGGGCCTCTTCCCCTCAAGGCCTGACGGGCGGCAAGCCCATGTTCGGCTCCGCTGTTGTAGCGCGAGCAAAACAGGCACAACAGGCCGTTGCAAGCAAAAGAACGGCATGCGCTCAGAAGACTGATGCTGTGGCGCGGGCCACATCTACCGTCCCCGGCCATGAGCGCAGACAGTAGCCCCGCCATCGAGCTGCGGGGCGCGAGCAAGGCATTCCGGACCCCGTCGGGGGGTCTGCACACGGCTGTCAGGGGACTCGACCTCACGGTGGGTCGTGGGGAGTTCGTGGCGGTCGTCGGGCCCACGGGCTGCGGCAAGTCGA
This is a stretch of genomic DNA from Streptomyces sp. NBC_00285. It encodes these proteins:
- a CDS encoding response regulator, encoding MIDVLVVDDDFRVAEINAKYVGKVPGFRVASRAHSAAQALAIVQCGTIDLVLLDHYLPDQTGLELIHRMREQGHGTDVIMITAAGDVATIQAAMRLGALHYLVKPFTFAALRTRLDSYAALRRTVDRVGGRGIAGQEQVDRIFSALRTTPVPASPGLPSGHSEPTTDLICHVLHHADHPLSAHEVAAETGLSRSTAQRYLRHLEQAGRLRLSLRYGDTGRPEHRYAWVTP